One Brassica napus cultivar Da-Ae chromosome A1, Da-Ae, whole genome shotgun sequence genomic region harbors:
- the LOC106435800 gene encoding transcription factor MYB41 isoform X2, whose amino-acid sequence MFLYINQRTKQLPSLTKPSPFFSLFSNFFHSYSYSKMGRSPCCDESGLKKGPWTPEEDHKLINHIRKHGHGSWRALPKQAGLNRCGKSCRLRWTNYLRPDIKRGNFTAEEDQTIINLHSLLGNKWSSIAGHLPGRTDNEIKNYWNTHIRKKLLQMGIDPVTHRPRTDHLNVLAALPQLLAAANFNNLLTLNQNIQLDATSVAKAQLLHSMIQVLNNNNNTTPSSSFNIHHTNNNIFSQSSFLEKRPNISENLYDPAQSLSHIDHQPLDSFSRLPGLFPHQNDQDMIPPMISASSDESKQTQMMIKNKEILKHSDQTSNPSSTSTFTQDHQPWCDIIDDEASDSFWKEIIE is encoded by the exons ATGTttctatatataaatcaaaGAACAAAGCAGTTACCCTCATTAACCAAGCCTTCCCCATTCTTCTCCctcttttcaaatttctttCATTCTTACAG CTATAGTAAAATGGGAAGATCACCGTGTTGCGATGAGAGTGGGCTAAAGAAAGGGCCATGGACGCCAGAAGAAGATCACAAACTGATAAATCACATACGAAAGCACGGTCATGGAAGCTGGAGAGCTCTTCCAAAGCAAGCCGGTTTAAACCGGTGTGGGAAGAGTTGCAGATTGAGATGGACTAACTACTTGAGACCAGACATCAAAAGAGGAAACTTCACTGCTGAGGAAGACCAAACCATCATCAACCTTCATTCTCTTCTTGGAAACAA GTGGTCGTCCATAGCTGGTCATCTTCCTGGAAGAACAGATAacgaaataaaaaattattggaaCACGCATATTAGAAAGAAACTTCTTCAGATGGGGATCGATCCGGTGACCCACAGGCCAAGAACCGACCATCTAAACGTTCTAGCCGCTTTACCGCAACTTCTAGCCGCCGCAAATTTCAATAACCTCTTGACTCTAAATCAAAACATACAATTGGATGCAACAAGTGTTGCAAAAGCCCAATTGTTACATAGTATGATTCAAGtcctcaacaacaacaacaacactaccccttcttcttcctttaacATTCATCACACCAACAATAACATCTTTAGTCAATCTTCTTTCTTAGAGAAAAGACCAAATATAAGTGAAAATCTCTATGATCCAGCCCAAAGCCTCTCTCACATTGACCACCAGCCTTTAGATTCGTTTTCTAGGCTGCCTGGATTATTTCCTCATCAAAATGATCAAGATATGATTCCTCCAATGATTTCGGCCTCTTCTGATGAGTCTAAGCAAACCCAAATGATGATCAAGAACAAGGAGATTTTAAAGCATAGTGATCAAACTTCAAACCCTTCATCGACCTCAACGTTCACACAAGACCATCAGCCATGGTGTGACATAATTGATGATGAAGCAAGTGATTCTTTTTGGAAAGAAATCATAGAGTAA
- the LOC106435800 gene encoding transcription factor MYB41 isoform X3 encodes MGRSPCCDESGLKKGPWTPEEDHKLINHIRKHGHGSWRALPKQAGLNRCGKSCRLRWTNYLRPDIKRGNFTAEEDQTIINLHSLLGNKWSSIAGHLPGRTDNEIKNYWNTHIRKKLLQMGIDPVTHRPRTDHLNVLAALPQLLAAANFNNLLTLNQNIQLDATSVAKAQLLHSMIQVLNNNNNTTPSSSFNIHHTNNNIFSQSSFLEKRPNISENLYDPAQSLSHIDHQPLDSFSRLPGLFPHQNDQDMIPPMISASSDESKQTQMMIKNKEILKHSDQTSNPSSTSTFTQDHQPWCDIIDDEASDSFWKEIIEQTCSEPWPFRE; translated from the exons ATGGGAAGATCACCGTGTTGCGATGAGAGTGGGCTAAAGAAAGGGCCATGGACGCCAGAAGAAGATCACAAACTGATAAATCACATACGAAAGCACGGTCATGGAAGCTGGAGAGCTCTTCCAAAGCAAGCCGGTTTAAACCGGTGTGGGAAGAGTTGCAGATTGAGATGGACTAACTACTTGAGACCAGACATCAAAAGAGGAAACTTCACTGCTGAGGAAGACCAAACCATCATCAACCTTCATTCTCTTCTTGGAAACAA GTGGTCGTCCATAGCTGGTCATCTTCCTGGAAGAACAGATAacgaaataaaaaattattggaaCACGCATATTAGAAAGAAACTTCTTCAGATGGGGATCGATCCGGTGACCCACAGGCCAAGAACCGACCATCTAAACGTTCTAGCCGCTTTACCGCAACTTCTAGCCGCCGCAAATTTCAATAACCTCTTGACTCTAAATCAAAACATACAATTGGATGCAACAAGTGTTGCAAAAGCCCAATTGTTACATAGTATGATTCAAGtcctcaacaacaacaacaacactaccccttcttcttcctttaacATTCATCACACCAACAATAACATCTTTAGTCAATCTTCTTTCTTAGAGAAAAGACCAAATATAAGTGAAAATCTCTATGATCCAGCCCAAAGCCTCTCTCACATTGACCACCAGCCTTTAGATTCGTTTTCTAGGCTGCCTGGATTATTTCCTCATCAAAATGATCAAGATATGATTCCTCCAATGATTTCGGCCTCTTCTGATGAGTCTAAGCAAACCCAAATGATGATCAAGAACAAGGAGATTTTAAAGCATAGTGATCAAACTTCAAACCCTTCATCGACCTCAACGTTCACACAAGACCATCAGCCATGGTGTGACATAATTGATGATGAAGCAAGTGATTCTTTTTGGAAAGAAATCATAGA gcaaaCTTGTTCAGAGCCTTGGCCATTCCGTGAATAG
- the LOC106435800 gene encoding transcription factor MYB41 isoform X1, with product MFLYINQRTKQLPSLTKPSPFFSLFSNFFHSYSYSKMGRSPCCDESGLKKGPWTPEEDHKLINHIRKHGHGSWRALPKQAGLNRCGKSCRLRWTNYLRPDIKRGNFTAEEDQTIINLHSLLGNKWSSIAGHLPGRTDNEIKNYWNTHIRKKLLQMGIDPVTHRPRTDHLNVLAALPQLLAAANFNNLLTLNQNIQLDATSVAKAQLLHSMIQVLNNNNNTTPSSSFNIHHTNNNIFSQSSFLEKRPNISENLYDPAQSLSHIDHQPLDSFSRLPGLFPHQNDQDMIPPMISASSDESKQTQMMIKNKEILKHSDQTSNPSSTSTFTQDHQPWCDIIDDEASDSFWKEIIEQTCSEPWPFRE from the exons ATGTttctatatataaatcaaaGAACAAAGCAGTTACCCTCATTAACCAAGCCTTCCCCATTCTTCTCCctcttttcaaatttctttCATTCTTACAG CTATAGTAAAATGGGAAGATCACCGTGTTGCGATGAGAGTGGGCTAAAGAAAGGGCCATGGACGCCAGAAGAAGATCACAAACTGATAAATCACATACGAAAGCACGGTCATGGAAGCTGGAGAGCTCTTCCAAAGCAAGCCGGTTTAAACCGGTGTGGGAAGAGTTGCAGATTGAGATGGACTAACTACTTGAGACCAGACATCAAAAGAGGAAACTTCACTGCTGAGGAAGACCAAACCATCATCAACCTTCATTCTCTTCTTGGAAACAA GTGGTCGTCCATAGCTGGTCATCTTCCTGGAAGAACAGATAacgaaataaaaaattattggaaCACGCATATTAGAAAGAAACTTCTTCAGATGGGGATCGATCCGGTGACCCACAGGCCAAGAACCGACCATCTAAACGTTCTAGCCGCTTTACCGCAACTTCTAGCCGCCGCAAATTTCAATAACCTCTTGACTCTAAATCAAAACATACAATTGGATGCAACAAGTGTTGCAAAAGCCCAATTGTTACATAGTATGATTCAAGtcctcaacaacaacaacaacactaccccttcttcttcctttaacATTCATCACACCAACAATAACATCTTTAGTCAATCTTCTTTCTTAGAGAAAAGACCAAATATAAGTGAAAATCTCTATGATCCAGCCCAAAGCCTCTCTCACATTGACCACCAGCCTTTAGATTCGTTTTCTAGGCTGCCTGGATTATTTCCTCATCAAAATGATCAAGATATGATTCCTCCAATGATTTCGGCCTCTTCTGATGAGTCTAAGCAAACCCAAATGATGATCAAGAACAAGGAGATTTTAAAGCATAGTGATCAAACTTCAAACCCTTCATCGACCTCAACGTTCACACAAGACCATCAGCCATGGTGTGACATAATTGATGATGAAGCAAGTGATTCTTTTTGGAAAGAAATCATAGA gcaaaCTTGTTCAGAGCCTTGGCCATTCCGTGAATAG